A genomic window from Lotus japonicus ecotype B-129 chromosome 1, LjGifu_v1.2 includes:
- the LOC130727553 gene encoding uncharacterized protein LOC130727553, whose translation MSQDSSKKLTPEMNAYGVKVMGLKSKTPKSSRVSKSSPHTSEIAIAQGISQPASDPHKKKGKTARSKSDASKAKRKMVTRGSEATQRVNSEAEINPSTGDDVDDSRITEVLETPLKEVLHANVDPIVPSPSNNQSSHGVDTDCNKDSDHLEEEVMVPISTPSVDKTMHVEDVQNVIENSESDEVLINTLGASASVSSKRQKMTVVRKYSTRSSGKKLGLGLSENKKSKKVIILDDDTPVVQNVKRKVHKDNAAPVVDETPTEELDKSDTGSAARKRKIGKRIPENVPAAPLDNISFHSEESVGKWKYVYQRRIAQERELTGEILHCHEIMKLLEAAGLLKTVTEIGGCYDKLVREFIVNVTTNCTVSGHPDFRKVFVRGKCVHFSPEIINQYLGRSTVATGNEELSLSAITKELTAGQTMVWPAKGLLSSTYLSVKYAILNRIGAANWAPTTHSSDVSSGLAKLIYLVGTQTQFDFGEYVFAQTMKHAETFAVRLPIGFPCLICGIILSQHPQILLDDEVPSQKASLLTIDSRLLAGAHVSDVAGLAEMTQGEGTSSQKTPETPIAALIAVSKMLQDTITSCTLRKKNVDTLIMQLTKGKGPLEDNAADDQDAAGISDDDTSASA comes from the coding sequence ATGAGTCAAGATTCTAGCAAGAAACTCACTCCTGAGATGAATGCGTACGGGGTAAAGGTAATGGGTCTGAAATCCAAAACCCCAAAATCTTCAAGGGTTTCCAAATCCTCTCCTCATACCAGTGAAATCGCAATTGCTCAAGGTATCTCTCAACCAGCATCTGATCCGcacaagaagaaagggaaaacGGCACGATCCAAGTCAGATGCGTCCAAAGCGAAGAGGAAGATGGTAACGAGAGGCTCTGAGGCTACTCAGAGAGTGAATTCTGAGGCTGAGATCAACCCAAGTACGGGTGATGATGTTGATGATTCTCGTATCACTGAAGTGTTGGAAACTCCTCTCAAGGAAGTTTTACATGCAAATGTAGATCCAATTGTTCCATCACCAAGCAACAACCAATCAAGCCACGGTGTTGATACTGATTGCAACAAGGATTCTGATCATCTTGAGGAAGAGGTAATGGTTCCCATCTCTACTCCCTCTGTTGATAAAACTATGCATGTCGAGGATGTTCAGAATGTTATTGAAAACTCAGAATCTGATGAGGTGTTGATCAACACCCTTGGTGCTTCTGCTTCTGTTTCTTCAAAAAGGCAAAAGATGACTGTTGTTCGTAAGTACTCTACGCGTTCCTCTGGCAAGAAgttaggtttgggtttgagtgagAACAAGAAGAGCAAGAAGGTCATTATTCTTGATGATGATACTCCTGTTGTCCAGAATGTCAAGAGAAAGGTTCACAAAGATAATGCTGCTCCTGTTGTTGATGAGACTCCAACTGAGGAGTTGGATAAGTCAGATACTGGTTCTGCTGCTCGGAAGCGCAAGATTGGGAAACGAATTCCAGAAAATGTGCCTGCTGCTCCTTTGGATAACATTTCTTTTCACTCTGAAGAGAGTGTTGGTAAGTGGAAGTATGTTTATCAGCGCAGGATTGCTCAAGAGAGGGAATTGACTGGTGAGATTCTGCATTGTCATGAAATTATGAAACTTCTTGAGGCTGCTGGGTTATTGAAAACTGTTACTGAGATAGGTGGCTGCTATGACAAGTTGGTGAGAGAATTTATTGTGAATGTGACTACAAATTGCACTGTTTCTGGGCATCCTGATTTCAGGAAAGTTTTTGTGCGTGGTAAGTGTGTCCATTTTTCACCTGAGATCATTAACCAGTATTTGGGAAGGAGCACTGTTGCCACAGGAAATGAAGAGCTGTCATTGAGTGCTATCACTAAAGAACTCACGGCTGGTCAGACTATGGTATGGCCTGCTAAAGGATTGCTGTCTTCTACTTatttgagtgtgaagtatgctatcttGAATCGCATTGGTGCTGCAAATTGGGCTCCTACCACTCATAGCTCAGATGTTTCTTCAGGTTTggcaaaattaatttatctggTTGGAACTCAAACTCAGTTTGATTTTGGTGAATATGTCTTTGCTCAAACTATGAAGCATGCTGAAACTTTTGCTGTCAGACTTCCTATTGGTTTTCCTTGTTTAATTTGTGGGATTATTTTGAGTCAACATCCTCAAATTCTCCTTGATGATGAGGTTCCTAGCCAGAAAGCTAGTCTTCTCACTATTGATTCCAGGCTGCTAGCTGGTGCCCATGTTTCTGATGTTGCTGGTTTGGCTGAGATGACTCAGGGGGAGGGTACTTCCTCTCAGAAGACTCCTGAGACTCCAATTGCTGCGCTTATTGCGGTGTCTAAGATGCTTCAGGACACAATTACTAGTTGTacattgaggaagaagaatgtggaCACTCTCATTATGCAGTTGACTAAAGGCAAGGGGCCTCTTGAAGACAATGCTGCTGATGATCAAGATGCTGCTGGTATTTCTGATGATGACACTTCTGCTAGTGCTTAG